A stretch of Eleutherodactylus coqui strain aEleCoq1 chromosome 2, aEleCoq1.hap1, whole genome shotgun sequence DNA encodes these proteins:
- the MRPL18 gene encoding large ribosomal subunit protein uL18m: MLTTHVTMSVLRRSRSLVQAIRPASTSASVHTSEVVKVDTEENEIVNPDFTNRNPRNLERLALAVKDRGWSTVWTTRQHWHKVRLERSGHHVNATVEHADGNVVLCASTQEWAVKKHLYSTKDAMACENIGRILAERCLEAGIHFMVFREVPWVFRCESVQRFRNAMIEGGIVLGEPRRIYE; encoded by the exons ATGCTTACAACGCATGTCACCATGTCCGTGCTGCGGAGGAGCAGAAGCCTCGTACAAG CAATCCGTCCAGCAAGTACTTCTGCCAGCGTTCATACCTCAGAGGTGGTCAAAGTAGATACAGAAGAGAATGAAATCGTTAACCCAGACTTCACCAATAGAAATCCTCGAAACCTAGAACGACTTGCATTGGCTGTGAAGGATCGGGGATGGAGCACCGTATGGACAACACGTCAGCACTGGCATAA GGTGCGGCTGGAACGCAGTGGTCATCACGTGAATGCAACAGTTGAACATGCTGATGGTAATGTTGTACTCTGTGCCTCCACCCAAGAGTGGGCAGTAAAGAAACATCTGTACAGTACAAAAGATGCCATGGCATGTGAGAACATTGGCAGAAttttggctgagcgctgcttaGAGGCTGGAATACATTTCATGGTTTTTCGAGAGGTTCCATGGGTGTTCCGTTGTGAGTCG GTGCAGAGATTTCGGAATGCAATGATTGAGGGAGGAATAGTGTTAGGTGAACCCAGACGTATTTATGAATAA